A part of Kwoniella dejecticola CBS 10117 chromosome 5, complete sequence genomic DNA contains:
- a CDS encoding methionine aminopeptidase, type I, with product MLRPTLRALGLYKYTYEAGPSKFGRYPLVPSSFALTSYPAPRHVPPSIPRPEYVPRNFFTAEWGDHDSVDMPEAQASAIALGGEEEGRIREVAVMARDLLRDVGKMIKPGITTNDIDQFVHEQITSKAGYPSPLGYSSFPRSCTTSVNNVIAHGIPDDRPLHPEDIINVDLTIYYKGYHGDTSATFVLPDVDKPGRDLVEATQEALEVGIKACKPGRKYKDIGMEIEEFAKRHGFSVNGQFSGHGIGDVFHRPPWIFHCRNNEPGVLMPGDCFTIEPCLVQGSNARGELWDDGWTMVTESGARSAQFEHQVLITEDGVDVLTR from the exons ATGCTCAGACCCACACTCAGAGCATTGGGCCTATACAAATACACGTacgaagctggaccatctaAATTCGGCAGATACCCActcgttccttcttctttcgcccTCACATCTTATCCTGCTCCAAGGCACGTGCCGCCCTCGATACCTAGGCCAGAGTATGTGCCGCGTAATTTCTTCACGGCTGAATGGGGCGATCATGACTCCGTCGATATGCCCGAAGCGCAAGCTAGCGCAATAGCGCTAggtggagaggaagaaggacgtATAAGGGAAGTTGCTGTGATGGCTAGGGACTTATTGAGGGATGTAggcaagatgatcaag CCAGGTATAACAACaaatgatatcgatcaattcgtGCACGAGCAGATCACTTCGAAAGCAGGATATCCTAGTCCGCTGGGATATTCGAGCTTCCCTCGAAGCTGTACGACCTCAGTGAACAATGTGATAGCTC ACGGGATACCTGACGA TCGCCCGTTACACCCAGAAGACATAATCAATGTGGACCTAACCATATACTACAAAGGGTATCACGGCGACACCTCCGCTACCTTCGTTCTTCCGGACGTCGATAAGCCGGGTCGAGATTTGGTAGAAGCGACGCAAGAAGCGTTGGAAGTGGGCATCAAAGCTTGTAAGCCCGGTAGGAAATACAAAGATATAGGCATGGAGATTGA AGAATTCGCAAAACGTCATGGGTTTTCGGTAAATGGCCAGTTCTCAGGCCATGGAATAGGAGATGTCTTCCACAGACCACCGTGGATATTCCATTGCC GTAACAATGAGCCGGGAGTGTTGATGCCCGGAGATTGCTTTACCATCGAGCCCTGCCTAGTGCAAGGAAGTAATGCGCGAGGGGAATTGTGGGATGACGGCTGGACGATGGTCactgag TCTggagcaagatcagctcagtTCGAGCACCAAGTCCTGATCACAGAGGACGGCGTGGATGTGTTGACTCGTTGA